A segment of the Streptomyces diastaticus subsp. diastaticus genome:
GCCTTCGCCTGCTCCTCGGCGCGGAGTTCGTAGGTGAGGTAGGCGCTGCCCGCGATCAGGCAGAGCACGGTCGCGGTGTGCAGGACGGGGCGTTTCTTCTTCTTGGGCACGTTCGGCTCCTGGGGCGCGGGCGGTCAGGCGGCGGGCATGACGCCGAGGAGGATCCCGGCGGTGAGGACGACGTAGGCCATCAGCGTCACCGAGCCGGTCGCCAGCAGGGTGGCGCCCTTGGGCTGGCGCACCAGCTGGTAGGCGATGAGGCCGGGGACGATGAACCCGAGGGTCTGGTTGGCGTACATGAGCGGGAACTCGATGGAGAGCACGATCATGACGGTGGCCTGGAGGAAGACGCCGGTGAGGACCACGGCGGCGAACAGGCGCTTGCCGTAGAGGATGACGAAGCGCTGCATCAGCAGGGTGCAGGCGTAGGTGAGGGCGGTGACGCCGACGACCATGGCGGCCCGCTGGAGGTCCTCGACCAGGGTCAGCGCCAGCCAGCCCGGGGTGATCATGCCGCCCGGGGAGAGGTTGGTGGTGAGGTAGCAGACCAGGGAGAAGAGCAGCCCGATCGCGATGCCGACGGCGGCGATCTCGGGGGTGAGGACGGCGGGGATCAACGGTTCTCTCCTGGGCGGTACCCCGAGGTGTTGCCGTCTCGGGGGGCTGGCGGGGGTGTCGGGGCGGATCGGTCCTGCCCGGGGTGGTCCGGGTGCGGGGCGGCGGCGCGGCGGCCCTGCCCGAACGGCGTGGTGGACGGCGGGCCCTGCGAGGCGTCGTCCGGCTCGGGCGGCCGCACCGGCTCGAAGAGGCCGCGGGGCCGGGCGGGCGGCCGGGGCGCCGGCTGCCGGGCCTGCTGCGGGCCGGGGTACGGCTCCTGCTGCGGCGCCGGGCCGGGGTTCCGGTCCGCGGGCGGGTACCCGTGGCCGCCGGGGCCGGGCTGCGCGCCGGTGCCGGGGCCGGGCTGTGCCGGTGGGTGGCCGTGCCCGGGCCACTGCGGGGCCACGCCGAGACCGGGGGCCGGTGGCTGCTGGGGGCCGTACCGGGCCTCGTAGGACTCCGGGTAGCTCTGGTACGGGTCGATGCGCGGGACGTACAGCTCGCCGGTGCGGCCGGCGGGCGGCTCCTGGCCCTGCTCGGGGGTGGTGTCGTCCTGGGGCGGGGTGCCGGGGCCGGGGCCGGGGGGAGTCTCGTCGGGGTCGGTGTCGTCCGGCGGGAGTTCGGCGAGGTGCTCCAGAAGGTGTTCGCCCTGGCCGTGGATGTTGCCGATGGCGACCAGCGAGGAGTCGGGGCCCAGACGGCCGAGGAGTT
Coding sequences within it:
- a CDS encoding poly-gamma-glutamate biosynthesis protein PgsC/CapC, with translation MIPAVLTPEIAAVGIAIGLLFSLVCYLTTNLSPGGMITPGWLALTLVEDLQRAAMVVGVTALTYACTLLMQRFVILYGKRLFAAVVLTGVFLQATVMIVLSIEFPLMYANQTLGFIVPGLIAYQLVRQPKGATLLATGSVTLMAYVVLTAGILLGVMPAA